AGAGAAGGGTAGCGACTGACTCTGGAGAAAGCCCGGAAATGGATAGTCTGCCAGTGGTGTAAGTGTAAGATCTAAGGATGCGGGAGGGTCTGTAGAGTTGAGGAATGTCTGAGAGGTAGGAAGGAGCAAGTTTATTTAAGCCTTTGTATGTGAACAACAGGATATTAAAATGAATACAGTTTTTAAGAGGGAGCCAGTTAAGATTATAAAGGACAGGTGTAATGAGTTGATGCAAGCAGGTGTGGGTAAGAAGGCGGGTCGCTGTGTTTTGAGCCATCTGGACATATGCAGGGAACAGAAATTAAtaccagagaggagagagttacAGTAATCAAGATGGTTTGTGACTAATGCATGAATGAGTTTTTCAGCAGCAGACTGAGAGAAGGATAATCTGATTTTTGGTCAGTTTGATCAAGTCATGTTGATTTTATTGTAATTCTAACCATATGCATTGTACAGTACATAGTGAAATGAAGCAACATTCTGGACCATTTTCTCAGGGTGACAGTGCAGCTCGACCAGACTTGGTTCACATTAGGGGTGATTTAAAGTGAGATAAAGTGCAGAATAGGACCGAAATGTTAACATTTTACACTGTTGTAAACATGACCCATTAATGAACAACAGATGAGATAGCCATGACTATCTATGTAACAGTTAGTATTAAGAATAAATAAGCAACGTTCAGTGTACAACAGGAgtggtgcatgtgtgtgttcaaatGTGTGCAATCCACTGGTTGTTGAGGAGCCTTGATGGTTTCTGAAATGTAGCTGTTGCTAAGTCTAGATGTGAGGCACTAAATGCTTATGTACCTTTTCCTGGATGGTAGAAGTTTCAAGAGTGGGTGTGTGGGATCATCCACAGCTGGTTGCTTTGTAAATGTCAATGATGATCTGCTCTGCAGGAACTTGCGATTTGAGGTGGTGCAGTTCCAAATCCAATCAGTGATGCAGCTGCTCAGGAGGCTCTACACAGCCTTCACCAGAAGTAGAGATGTTGCTGGGTTTTTCTGATTATGGAGCTGGTGTTGAGGGCCTAGGTGAGATCCTGTTCCAGGTGAACAGCAAGGTATTTGGTGCACTGGACCATCTCAACTTTGAAGCCGCCTTGATCTTCAATGGAAAGTGATCTCGCCCTGTTCTTCTAAAGTCAACAAGTTCTTTTAAGTTTTGTCCACATTCAAAAACAGTTTGTTGACTTTAcgcctcctctctgtatgctgacttgTCGTTTTGCTGTTGAAACCCACAGCAGTCATGTCATCTGCAAATTTGATGATGTGATTCAAGCTGAACCCTCTGTGCGGTAGTGAGTCAGCAGAATGAACAACCCCAGTTCTCAGTGTGGTAATGCTGGAGATGTAATGTAATTGTCATTGAACGAAATGTTactcatctgtggcagtgaaaacactcACACTAGTGCACTTGGACTGTCAACAATTGTAAGTTCGATACCtttctcaagggcacctcagccgtgGACTggtggaggacagtgctgttccttcaccaccctcaattttcctgccagtgggaattgaaccagttTTTCCTGATCCGGACCGACCGGGAGGTTGAGGATCTAGTTCAAGTCCCGTCGCTTAAGTTTCCCGATCATGTTGACATTTAGCTTAGTAATTTATTTAACAGTGCAATAAGGCCACATGTCAAAATGAGCTTCATACCACGAGTACAGGTCTAATGATAAGTCATACATATTGGTTTTGCTTAAGTAGAAACGAAAccatttcttctgtttttttctgagccaaTATCAAAAATTTGTGTATGATGCAAGCTTCTATTTTCACATGAATGCTGACAAAAGACTGAAGCAGTCATATAGGGACATTTATCTGCACAAATGAATGattaagacaaaaaataaatcattaatttaGAGTAATAAAATGAATTGAATGCACAGACTCAATATTTATCACAACATTGATGGGGACCAGACACGttaaaattctttaaaattTCCCCAAGAGAAAGATATTACACAAAAATTTATGAACACTCTTCATGATGCCTGCAATGTTctattatcattttaaaaattctaTATTTAGCTTCCAAATAATTttcctaaatatttttttataattaagaGTCAAATATGCTCAAAATGCATAAGACAAAACAGGCAACTTGTGTATCTTTGTGGATCTGAGTCAGTATGTTTCTTTATATGTAACTTCATTGTGGTTTAAAAATATGAGAAATTATTGTTCACGTATTAACAGTAGTCTAAACATATCATACCCGTATACCCACTTGGATGACTAAATCTttgctttcctttttttccagcTCCGGGCCAAGCAGCTCTACAACGCTGGGTTCAGGACACTGGCTCATCTCGCCAACGCTGACCCAAATGTACTGATCAAAAAAGTGGACAACCTCTTTAAAAAGCAGGCCCATCAGATTGTGGCTTCTGCAAAAGTTAGTATACTTATTGGTCTTCTGTAAACAAAATGTTATACTGGAACTAGAGGAAGTTTTAAGACTGTCCAGTTTCATTGTGAATCAGCATTTATGCAAGCTTTTTGAAATTCAGTCTCTTAACTGTTCCAGATGCTGTTACAAGAGAAAGCAGAAGCCCTGCAGGAGGAGTTTGAAGATTTGCTGATGTTACCTGTTGATCTCCCATCAGTGTAAATGTGTCtaccttttatttttatatagtaATTTATtgtacatgtatatatatataatagtgtgtgtgtgtgtgtgtaggcttgaacttaaataaaaaaaaaacttttattttaaccACAGTGTGACATTCTTTACCATCCAGGCATCTGATGAGTAGTTAGAAATTTAAAGAGTAATAAAGATCATTTGATTTGAGATTGGTTTAATGGCAATGGCAAATGAGGTAATACTCCAGGAAAACTAGGAAAAGGTCCAGGAAAACTAAATTTGAGCAGTCAAACCACCAAGTACATATTTTAGCTGCTTTAATAGTGCTGATTCCATACTAGCAATGACAGTGTCAGTTCTTCCTATTATATTGACCTTccttacaggtcagtggagcatgaATTCAAAGCTGTACTTTTAAGATATCAATACTAcatagtgtccctttaaatctGCAGTATGTAACAAGGGGATTCTAGGGATATGTGACTGCAAACAACATGCAGCGAAGTTATTACTTATATCGCCTGTGGAAGAATGTGCTGATTTAGAGCATTGAAAACATTATGTGGCCAATCAGCGCACAGGACAATACCACTGCTCCAATCAGCTGAGCTGTAAAGAACCCGAGCCCCGCCTCTTGGTGCCCACCCTGTCTTGTTTGTTTGGTCGTTAGCCGAGACCGGTGTTCTTTACCGGAAATCTCTGTAAGCGACCGAGTCATGTGTTTTCAACAGGTTAGAATAGGTTTCCTTTTCCCTCACTCACCGCAGTAGGACCGTGTTAGTGATGTAGGTCCACGTAAAGCTCACATACACAATGAGACTGTGTGAATTCCCTGGACTGAGGAGTTTTATTGCTCCCTTCCTTCTGTGCGCTGCTGTATCGGTTCATACATTACAAGCCCGGACGGTTCCAGCGGTTACTGAAGATGACGGGTTTGAATCCGTGAACCTGGAGTTGGACGTGACTCGTGTGGACAGAAGAGTAGACGAAAGATTTTTGTCAGTGGCCATAGATGCAAGTTTAATGAGCGAGCCGAAGTTCATGTCTCTGCTGGGGTAAGTCAGTATTTCAGTTTAGAGCTGGAGGGAATATGTGGGGTTTTGTGTCTCTGATTCACTGTGAATTAGTTTACAAGCCGAATGTGGTATAGACCATCCCTCAACTTTATCCCTCATTAAGAAGGATATTAGGATGTAAATTTACACAATTACACGAACTCTGACTGGACTTAAATGTCTGCTTGAGCGCACGGTGTAGTAAATAAGCTAATAATACTATTTTCATTCAGCAGACACAGGTAGCAGGTCACGGTTTGATTCCCACTGTGCTGTAGGTCAGTTCTGAATGTAATGTTGTTTACCATATTTCCAGTTTTGCAAGCTCTGTGTAATTAGGTAAAATATACACCTTTCAAACAACTTAAACATCTAGATTTGcgctctcagaaaaaaggtacagtagaggtacatttaTAGGTCAGAAGTCAGTAAATGTACAAAcatacagcagtggtgttaaagtccagttgtgtttcctaaaggtaaattacattctcttctccagaaggagaggtgataTTTGTAATcgttcattatagaactgtgtaaaataaatgtcatcATATAAGTCCTGGAAATGAAATGGAGTGTATTTTTCCAAAGCTATAATTCTAATAGAATAAGTACAATAATGTTCTCTAAGTAAAGTAATGCACCATTGgaggtaccaccacagtcaccattctgacagtgtagttcTTGCAGTTCTCTTTAATTGTCATTACATATATCACTCAGAGGAGAAATAAACATTGAATTATTTACTGTATATAGTTGACATTATTCCTCTTAATAATGTTGTAtatgatatataatatatagtcCTTAATGAATGGCCCAGAATTACTTGAAAGAGATATTTTCTCTGTTAACATCCATTCAAGTTTAATAGCAGTGTGTAACCTATAGCCTCCACTACTACTGTCAGACCTGGTTTGCACCATTGACCATATTTAATTTTCTCCCATAGCTCTGAAATAGAttgtatgtctgtctgtcttctaCAGGTCGCCGAAACTGAGAACACTCTCAAGAGCCTTGACTCCAGCGTTTCTGAGGTTTGGAGGAACTAAACAAGATTTTATGAAGTTCATCCGACAGAGGGAATATTTCACAGCAAGTGAATATAAAAGAAGTAGTTCTGGTTATTCTGGTACATCCCTATTTACCCATGTTCTTTCCTTCTTGTGTGGTTTTGGCAGACTGTGTGGTTAAGAGCTGTGCTGCGGTCATCTGACTTCTTCAAAATGattgtggttttgttttaataagAGAACAGAAATGTGATTTCCCCCAAAATCCCCCTATGGCCAAGGGTTTGTTGAGAACATATAGGGAAGACTACAGTGGAGAATTGTGTTTGTTGAATGatgtgtattttaatgtgtaaattccCTGTGTAAACCTCCGTAGTGGAACTACTGTAGGGAAAGGTGATTCATTTTGGAGGGTCCATTTTCATTGGGCTCTTCAAATAGACACAAAGTGAATTCCCAGAAGGATCCCAGTCTGTAACAACAGATCGCAGTTTAGCTTACAATAAATGCAACACAAACATCTCTACACAGACAGCCGTATTATTATAATGCATCTCAAACATTTCTGTACCTCACTATCTGCAATGtaatatgttaaatattaattatattacatcTCAGTTAATTAACATTAGTCTAAAGTAACCATTCAGAAGGTTCTGTGGAGTGGCGGGACATGACTTTTATAGACATAactataacaaataaaactacAAATTACAGTTCTTTAATGTCATTTTCAATTCCACTCACTAAGCTGGCAGTGTAAATGCAGCACATATTTCCTCCTTGATATATAAAGCCAGtcactgcttttattttttcaagcTGTTGTCAACACAGCaccagctcaacacgcttgaaGAAGAATGCTATCTGCCCACTTCTGTTATGTCAACTAACAGATGCACGTGTTGGCTAGGCTCATGCTGAGTTTATGAGGAAATGAGGGCCAGCCTACACGTTCATGAGCAGGGAGGCCATGCACGATTTTTTAAACTCCCAGCCATTGATGGTTAAGTCATCCCAAAGATGCAATTTACTAAAATCCTGGTACTTGGTCCAACACTCAGagttgacctttttttttttaaattatgttttatttaaatatctcTATATGGGGTCCTGTTTTAGTTACTTCATTACTTACTTACTTGTTTATACTAGGGCCAATCACATTACACCTCTGCCTCACTTGACCATAACCAGATCCTTCTGATTGCATTTTCCTGTTGATGATCAGTGAACTCCTGTTTTAACGTCTTCTTTAATATCTTCTATATTTCTGTAGGACATTCATGTGACAGGTTTGAGCTCCTTCCTTTGTTAGAGGAGAAGTTGAAGCAGGAATGGGCACTGCAGGCCTTGAAACTAAATCTGCAAGAAATACTGGGAAAATTTGACGAAGAATATTTCTCAGGTAAATGGCTTAATCCTCCTTAGGCCAAAAAGATGAATTGTTTCATATTAAAACTTCAGtttctattttatatttttacattgtataTTTATTAGTTAAATTATTCAATGGTCATTGAGCTGAAATTAAATTGTAAAAGCATTATTGATAAGAAAATTGATCATTAGTTATGGTCCCCAAATCATTCCTAGCTTCTCCCCTGTGAATAATGGTTTCTGATGCAGTGGATCTTTTAAAAGCAAATGTAATACATgtcttaattattttcttttttatctgaactaaatgttaatttttattaaatgattGATTTTCACACCTGGACAGAAGATGAAGTGGACCTGTTATACGCCTTTGCAAACTGCTCTGGATTTGATCTGATATTCGGGTTGAACGCACTGCTCCGGACACCTGACAACGTCTGGGACAGCCGCAATGCAGAGCTGCTGATGAACTACTGTGAATCCAGACATTACATCATGTCCTGGGAGCTGGGAAATGGTGTGGCTTTTGTCTTTGCTTTGTCTCTGAGAACACTGCTGTAGAAACCTTACTCAACCTGGACTCTAAAAACAATTACATCACTGCCATCCCCTTATTGAATAATCTAAGATGTTTGTGGGTGATTGCTGGTTTATAATATTTGAAATTATATATTGCTCTGTGGCTTTTTCCAGAACCCAACAGCTATGAAAAGAAGGCAGGGATCACAGTAGATGGTTACCAGCTGGGTCAGGATTTCCTCAATCTTCATAAGATTCTGAAGAAATCCAAAACATACAGCTCATCAAAGCTTTACGGACCAGATATCAGTCAGCCACGAGACCACCGCAAATATTTACTCCCAGGGTAAGAGTGTCTGTTCTCTGTGTTCTGGGAAACCTAGCTCTTcaaatagatttttaaaatgtgaatgcACAGTAAGTGCTGAATTTAATGTATTGGAGAAAGATAATAAAATGTGATGAACTCCTGAAGCAATAGGTTAATACAAGCCACATGCAGTTTAAGTTATGAAAATAGCTCTGAAAAAAGGTAATTTATGCAAAGCCAAACTTCTACATAGCTGGCACAGGAGTAGTGCTTTTGTACATGGTCCTTacaaggggggggggtgtacaaCTGTGCAACCAGCTGGGAGTGAGAAGGTGTATGTGAGACAGCTGAAGCCAGCACTACCTCTCTTCAACCTGCCTCTAACACAACATCATTGGACATTGGAAGAGAAAGtccattccatccatccatccattatctgtaacccttatccagttcagggtcacggtgggtccagagcctacctggaatcattgtgcgcaagacgggaatacacccttgagggggcgccagtccttcacagggcaacacacactcacacttacggacacttttgagtcgccaatccacctaccaacctgtttttggactttgggaggaaaccggagcacccggaggaaacccacgcagacacagggagaacatggaagaGAAAATGAACTGGCCAAATCTGTTTTGTCAGTCAACAGACTCCTAAGCTGGTGAATACTGGTACAAAGAATGTTCCACAGTTAAATTTTTCCATATTTTATGTTAAGTAAATACGTTTATCCCCAGACACTGTAGGAAATGCGTCATTTACAAAACCTACGAAAGCCATTTTATGCTAATGTAATGACAGTCATACTGCTGGCACATAAACTCTATTTATATTCACAGGTTTTTGAAAACTGCAAACAGTGCCATTGATGCATGTACCTGGCACCAGTAAGTTGCACAGCACTCCACAATACACTACAAATCACATGTCTCCTACGTGTCTGTTAGCTGAGCAAACAGAAGGCCTGGTGTGGTTCTTGTGAAATATCACAAGTGGATTTCCTGTTGAAAAGACACAAAGGGCTTAATCTAACAACACTGTGCTGTATTTATCTACAGTTAGTTTAGCTCTCTAATCAGTTTCAATCTGCTTTCATGATGTTTTACCATTTATGCCTTATCTATTTCCCCCCTTGGTCATTAGCTATTATGTGAATGGCAGAGACACATCGCTGGAAGAGTTCATTGATCCTGAAGTACTTGATAGCCTAGCTGTCAAAATTAATGTGGTCCTTGAGGtaaaagtgtttatattttttattagcTTTTCTAAAagcatgcttttatttttatatatatatatatatatatatatatatatatatatatatatatatatatatatatatatatatatacaaacaaaatTTAAAGCATAAATTGTACTCTAATGTATTCCAATTTTAGAAGTTTAATGAAATAAGGAGCCTTTAGACCGGTTTATTTGTTTGACCGGTTACATAAGGTCCCCTTAATTAAAATCAGGCAACCTCTCTCACACATAATAAAGTTATCAGATGATTAACTCATGTTGTTTACCACTGACTAGACTGTGCGTTCTGTGTCTCCGGGGAAGAGAGTGTGGCTCGGAGAGACAAGCTCAGCGTATGGTGGTGGAGCCATGGACCTCTCAGACACTTTTGTTGCTGGTTTTATGTGAGTACCTGTTCTATAATACTAATTCTCTATCAGTCAGTGCTCAAAAAGCTAGGCCTCTATCATGCTTTCTGTGTAAAATGATACACTCacaacagatgttttttttttttttaaaagcatgtCCTGTGAAGGATAAAATTGTTAGATTATTAATACAagaatgttcattttaaaagatatttaGCACAAAAATTTTCTGTCTTTAAACACAAAGATTTTTGGTAAGTCATTATAACACATTGGTGTTGATTTTCGGGGTGTGTTTTTCAGCACAAAAATGCCAAATAGGACAAGCTAAAAGACATATttataaaagtacattttttggggggaacaatattttttatttttattttcaactaGAGATAAGACGCACCAGTGAGTTACAAGCTCTAAAATTCCACCAATTTCTCAAAAGTTTACTTTGGTGAATGCAAGCAGTTGTTTTCCTGTTTCCAAACCTGAGCTTTTAATTATGATGCCTCTCTCCGTCATGCATGTCTTTTAACATGTTTTTGATGGAAATCACATATCAAACATTTCCTTAAAACAATGTCTCAGGCATTAACATTAAACCTTTTGCCTGGTTATATATATGTCTGGTTATTATTTGCACTGCTGTAAATTATTCTGACttcaggctccggacccaacgctaccctgaactggataattggtaacagataataaatgaatgaatgaatgaatgaatggatggatgtttctgTAGAACTACATTTAAGCAGTGGTGGATTTCCTTTACCCATGTCCATGTGATGAAAAATCTGTCagacttttttatttaattgaatgctgtttgtttgttgtagGTGGTTGGACAAACTTGGGTTATCTGCCAAGATGGGTTTGGATGTTGTAATCAGACAGGTGTTGATGGGCTCTGGCACATACCATCTAGTAGATGATAACTTGGATCCACTTCCGGTATGTattatatttcagtgtttaaattGAGCACATTACATATTGCTTGGTGTTAATTGTCTGTTATTTGAAATGTACAGGAACCTGGAAAATATGAGAGTTGTACCTTGCAGTTTAGTTTATACTTTCTTCCTGTACTGTATTTTATTGAGTTGCAGACCATTTCACCAAAGCATCATGGTGTTAAGATCACATCAGTGTTCAAAGTGATTCAGCTTGTTCCATTTTTGATCCTAATGCTAGAATGCATCAATAGAAAAttcctcttgtgttttattgtaataGGATTACTGGCTCTCACTGCTGTATAAAAGGCTAGTTGGACCTGAAGTGCTAAAAGTAGCTGTTTCAAACTTAAGAGGAAATCATTTGAGGGTCTACCTTCACTGCACCAACAGAAAATGGTAATAATGCGCTTTAAACATTCACTGATATGCTACCTtgagaatgaatgagtaaatgttGAGGGTACACAGTTCAGATGGTTAGAGATGACACAGAGGGGACCCTGAGAGGCATAAAAAAATGTTGGCCCTCTGTTAGGTTGGGTTACGTAACAGGAGAAACgggcagttagcattctctAATGATGCTTTTGGCTTTCCTGTCTTAGATGAACCACTGGATAGCCTTTGCCCGTCCAGCTTGGTTGACTGTGTGATGTGGAACAGGGAGAAATTAGAAATTAGGGAGAGATCTTGGtccaaaaaaagaataataataataatcagaaaaaataaataattttattcaaattattctttTCTCTGTAGTCCAAGTTATAGACAAGGAGCAGTCACACTGTTTGGCCTAAACCTAAGCAAAAGACAAGCCAAACTCACTCTCCCAGCCCACTTCTCCAACAGCACCATTGAGGCTTTTGTGCTCCAGTCATCAGAGCCAGGAATGGAGGGACTCAATTCCAGGTGCTCTTTTATACACTCACTGTTTTCCATCTTATTTTTCATCTAGTATGTTTGGTTCCACCCTATCAGGATTGTCTAGTTTAAGCCCAATGCTTTTTATTTTCCAGGGCTGTCACACTAAATGGTGTTTTGCTGAAAATGGTGGATGAACGAACCCTCCCTTCCTTGAAAGGACGTGACCTTCCTCctggagaacacatcacactgccTGGACTGTCTTTCGccttttatatattaaaacagGCACATGCTGCAGTTTGCTGATAAGGATTTTCTTTAgttagtttttattttgtgcCAAAGGACCTAAAGGCTTGGACGTTGTAAGTTGCATTGGTTTGCAAATTAAAAACTCTCCACAAAGGGGCACCATTTGCAGTCAAATAGCTATTGGTGCTTCATAAGAAGAGTGCTTCatgtcagtgacactgtgtgtccTTGTTTAGTCAGTGATTTGATTCACTTCTTTGGGAAAGTTTGCTTTTCTATATTTCAAgtaaaaaatgtaacatttttatgCGGGCTACACAAGTAAACATATACTGTAGTATTTTTATATGACAATGTTGGGTTAAGAAACACTGGATTTTATCAAAACTAAGTAAAAGTCTAAGaatattggtttatttttttgtatgtttttaattataaGGAAATATTATGCTGTTGATTTCAGTATTTATattgaaatatgtttattaatttaagaAAATTGTAACTACACTGTAATCATGAAAGTGCTGAAGATTATTTTCACGTATTCAGAtatttaatgctgtttttataTGATGATGAAAGCTGATATTTTTACGTTTCTAGTATTCATATCTGTCTTTTATTTCTAGAATATTTGTCCATGTTGTTTTATTGCTTCTTCATTTCTGGATTTAATATTTAACTGGTATGATGTTTTATTGCATCCTAAGAACCGTCTTGTTTACATGATGGCACCTATGAATAATTCATGGTTCTATTGACAAAGAAATAAGTAAGAAAATGGGATGTGTGCTATTGGGTGCTTTTATTAGAAGATCCACCATCAAACCATCAAAGAGGGATGGCTTCCCTTGGACAAATTCTTCATTCCTCCTGTTCTTCACCATGTGTGATTATGTAACAGAGGGATCTGTAGTCCAGGTTTCCTGCTGTGTCTATATTTGAGGACTGGAACATCTGACGAACCTTTGATTAGAACACAATGTGAGCCACAATATTTAAGCACACGTCTTCATGTGAATGTTTTTGTATGTTTCTCACCTCCTCTGCACTAAACTTGTTAGCCTGTGTCATAAGGATGTGCTGCAATCTGGAATTTAAGGAAGGGCATAATCAGAATCTGGATTTCACATCTTCAGAAGCTGCTCCATTGATTTGTGCAACTTGCTTTAGCAGCTTTCTGCACTTACTTGGATGTATGGATGTAGCCTTTTGCCTCAGGATCAAACAGCTTAAAGGCATTAAGAATGGTATCTTCAGGATCAGTGCCTAAATTCAGAGACTTCTGATAACTAAAAGCTTTTGACATTTTTCAATGGCAAAGTacagacaaaaacatttttcagacTTTGTAACTTTACCAGAGAAGGTGAAAACATTCTTAGCTTTTAATGTAAGTCAATACGCTAAATTTTTGGACCATTGCTTTTGAGCAATTTATCAGGAAAATGgcacaaaatgtatattaaCACTTGTAGAAAAAAAGGGTAAAAATATTGTGTCATAAATAGTGACAATAATACTTACAGTATGAAGTACTGTAAAgacatgcaaataaataaactgagtTCACATTCTTTCCTAGTAATAGCAGGATTACACTtttataaaatcttttttacacaATGACTTACCATGCAGTTTTTCTCCAAACAGATTAAGGAACATAGTAAAATTGATGGGACCACTGGCTTCTTTAAGCATGACTTCCAGCTCGTTGTCTTTAACGTTCAATTTACCTGTAGTCAACAAAAAATATCTCAAACAGAAATCCCATGAAACAAGAATTTAAGACTAAAAAAGATTTCATATGCAGCTGCCACTACCAAGTGATGCATATGTATCTTTAAGGTCCTCCTTGTCAATGAAGCCATCTCTGTTCTGATCAATGAGTGTAAATGCCTGTCCAAAAGAAAAATCTGATAAATCATCGGTATTAGATATTGAGATTTATTTGTAAGCTTCTTGTCTGATTATTCCTCACCTCCTTGAATTCCTGGATTTGAGTCTGTTCAAACATGGAAAATACATTGGAGGAGGCTCTTTGGGCACGCCTGGCTCCCCCCTCCTTCTTCTTGGTCTTTCTGCTGGCCTGAACAGTCATGTTTTGATGTTAGTACTGTttggtttttctttttgttgccCATTTTCCCTTGTTTTTTCATTGCTTATGCCACCTGTCAATCACAAGATTGTGCCAAGCTAGGGTGATGAAAGTTAACTCATGCCTATGAGGACATGTGAAACCAGGTGCCACCTCTCTCCAAACTGCTGTCAACACAATGTCACTGGGAGAGAATGCTGCCTGCCCAGATGCATTACTTTAGCAAATAAATTGCTTTATTGGCTATGATCACACTGTGTCaaaggagggagaaagagggccATCGAGCCAAACCAGAGACAGGGTCAAATAAGCTCTCCTGGCATCAGATAAGAAAGGCATCACAAGGTTAA
This genomic interval from Hoplias malabaricus isolate fHopMal1 chromosome 15, fHopMal1.hap1, whole genome shotgun sequence contains the following:
- the hpse gene encoding heparanase isoform X1 gives rise to the protein MRLCEFPGLRSFIAPFLLCAAVSVHTLQARTVPAVTEDDGFESVNLELDVTRVDRRVDERFLSVAIDASLMSEPKFMSLLGSPKLRTLSRALTPAFLRFGGTKQDFMKFIRQREYFTASEYKRSSSGYSGHSCDRFELLPLLEEKLKQEWALQALKLNLQEILGKFDEEYFSEDEVDLLYAFANCSGFDLIFGLNALLRTPDNVWDSRNAELLMNYCESRHYIMSWELGNEPNSYEKKAGITVDGYQLGQDFLNLHKILKKSKTYSSSKLYGPDISQPRDHRKYLLPGFLKTANSAIDACTWHHYYVNGRDTSLEEFIDPEVLDSLAVKINVVLETVRSVSPGKRVWLGETSSAYGGGAMDLSDTFVAGFMWLDKLGLSAKMGLDVVIRQVLMGSGTYHLVDDNLDPLPDYWLSLLYKRLVGPEVLKVAVSNLRGNHLRVYLHCTNRKCPSYRQGAVTLFGLNLSKRQAKLTLPAHFSNSTIEAFVLQSSEPGMEGLNSRAVTLNGVLLKMVDERTLPSLKGRDLPPGEHITLPGLSFAFYILKQAHAAVC
- the hpse gene encoding heparanase isoform X2 — protein: MRLCEFPGLRSFIAPFLLCAAVSVHTLQARTVPAVTEDDGFESVNLELDVTRVDRRVDERFLSVAIDASLMSEPKFMSLLGSPKLRTLSRALTPAFLRFGGTKQDFMKFIRQREYFTARHSCDRFELLPLLEEKLKQEWALQALKLNLQEILGKFDEEYFSEDEVDLLYAFANCSGFDLIFGLNALLRTPDNVWDSRNAELLMNYCESRHYIMSWELGNEPNSYEKKAGITVDGYQLGQDFLNLHKILKKSKTYSSSKLYGPDISQPRDHRKYLLPGFLKTANSAIDACTWHHYYVNGRDTSLEEFIDPEVLDSLAVKINVVLETVRSVSPGKRVWLGETSSAYGGGAMDLSDTFVAGFMWLDKLGLSAKMGLDVVIRQVLMGSGTYHLVDDNLDPLPDYWLSLLYKRLVGPEVLKVAVSNLRGNHLRVYLHCTNRKCPSYRQGAVTLFGLNLSKRQAKLTLPAHFSNSTIEAFVLQSSEPGMEGLNSRAVTLNGVLLKMVDERTLPSLKGRDLPPGEHITLPGLSFAFYILKQAHAAVC
- the LOC136668008 gene encoding myosin light chain 5-like isoform X2 — its product is MFEQTQIQEFKEAFTLIDQNRDGFIDKEDLKDTYASLGKLNVKDNELEVMLKEASGPINFTMFLNLFGEKLHGTDPEDTILNAFKLFDPEAKGYIHTSKLQHILMTQANKFSAEEVRQMFQSSNIDTAGNLDYRSLCYIITHGEEQEE
- the LOC136668008 gene encoding myosin light chain 5-like isoform X1, with protein sequence MASRKTKKKEGGARRAQRASSNVFSMFEQTQIQEFKEAFTLIDQNRDGFIDKEDLKDTYASLGKLNVKDNELEVMLKEASGPINFTMFLNLFGEKLHGTDPEDTILNAFKLFDPEAKGYIHTSKLQHILMTQANKFSAEEVRQMFQSSNIDTAGNLDYRSLCYIITHGEEQEE